CTTCTGGATCGGCTCGACGCGGGCGTAGATGCGGGCGCGCCCGGTCAACGCGTCGAGCGACGCCGCGCCCGCTTCTTCGGCGCGCCGCACCTCGTCGCCCGTCACGACCTGGTCCCGCGAAAAAGCCATGCCCGCCTCTCTGGCGATGGCCGCGGCCGTGCCGGGAGAGTCGCCGGTCACCATCGCCACGGCGATTCCGGCGTCGCGGCAGGCGCCTATGGCGCGCGGGACTTCCGGCCGCAGCGGGTCATGCATGCCGACGAGCCCGAGAAAGACGAGGTTTTCCAGATGGCGTGGACCATAGCCATGGTCCGGCTCCGGGGCGATCTCGCCTTCCGCGAAAGCGAGGACGCGCAGGCCTCTTCCCGAAAGCGCGTCCTTCTGGCGCCAGAGCGCGTCGCGGTCGATTGGGACCAGCGCGCCGCCGACGTCCATGCTGCCGGCCATGGCGATGAGCGTCTCCGGCGCGCCCTTGGCGAAGACGCGCACGGCCGCTTTCTCCTCATGGAGATGGAAGGACGCCGCATATCTCAGGTCCGGCTCGTAAGGGATGCGCTTCACCAGCGGATAGCGCGCCCGCAGTTCCTGATGCACGACGCCGCTTCTGTGCGCGGCGACGAGCAGCGCGACGTCGACCGTGTCGCCCACGCCCCTGATCTCTTCCTTCTCGCGCCGGATCTCCGCTTCATTGGGGAGCGCCGCCGCCCGCAGCAGCGCCGCGAGCAGGAGATCGGCCGGCTCGTTGCGAGCCGCGCCCCGGAAACAATAGGACTCGACGCCCTCGCCGGGCTGCAGAGAGAGAATCGAGCCGTCCGGCAGGACGACCTCGGTGACGGTCAGTTCATTGCGCGTGAGCGTGCCGGTCTTGTCGGTCGCGATCATGGTGCAGGAGCCGAGCGACTCCACGGCGGCCATCTTTCTTACGATCACATTCGCCTTGGCCATGCGCCGCATGCCGATCGCCAGCGCCACGGCGATTGCCACCGGAAGCCCTTCTGGAATGGCCGAGACGGCGAGGCCGACCGCCATCATGAAAAGCTCGACGAGCCCCATGTGGCGGAGATAGCCGATCACCATCAGGACGGCGACGGCGGCCCCGACGAGAAGAGCGATGAGCGTCGAGAATCGCTCCATGCGGATGATCAGCGGCGGCTGAGACGCCGAGGGCTTGACGAGCTCTCCGGCAATCTTGCCGACCTCGGTCGCGAGACCCGTCGCCGTCACGTCGCCGACGCCGCGCCCGCGGGTGACCATGGAGCCGGCGAAGGCCATGCCGCTGCGCTGTCCCTCTTTCGCCACCGGATGTTTCTTCACCGGAACCGACTCGCCCGTCAGCAGCGATTCATCGCAGCGCAGATCGACGGCTTCGATCAGTCGCAAGTCCGCGGGCACGCGGCGCCCGGCCTCGAGCAAGACGACATCGCCCGGCACGAGATCGCGCGCGTCGATTTCCTTTTGGACGCCGTCACGCAGGACGAGCGCGTGCGGCTGATCCTGCTGGCGCAGCGCGGCCGCTGCCTGACCGGCCGAATATTCCTGAACCGCGCCGATGATCCCGTTGATGAGCAATACGACGCCGATGAAGGCGGCGTCCTTCGCGTCGCCGATCGCCATTGCCACGGCTGCGGCGGCGACGAGAATATAAATCAGCGGACTGAGAAACTGTCTGAGGAAGACTGCCGCGAAGGATGGCGGTCGCGCTTCCGGTAATGTGTTCGGTCCAAACTGGGCGAGCCGCGCACGCGCCTCGAGGGTCGTCAATCCCGACATGATGCTCCTGATTATTGTGCCGCCGCCGTCGCCTGCTTGGCCGTTTGTGAAGGGGCTCCGCTACAGTAGAACGTGCCCCTTAAATCAACTAGGCACTGCGCGAGACTTTGGACGCGCAGGCACGATCCCGAACGTTGCGCCTAAGGCAGCGGAGGCGCTACCGTTATTCGAAGCTCCTCTCGCACCCTGCCTTGTTTCGTTCAAGACGCCTGCCAAATGATAGACGCCACGTTTGAGAGTAAACAGGGAAGCGCGATACTGGAAGGCCTCCCCAGATATCTATAGCTGCTATAGACTGGGCGGCGGTTGCTCGCCGCTCGCCTGCGCGCTTACTATCACTTTTTCCGTGACAGCTTGAGAGCGCTGCCGCGTCGAGGAGCGCGGTTGTTGCGTTGAGATCGTGCATCGCGATGTGAGTTGCGCTGCTGTTCAGGAAAAATCATGCCGTTGGAGAGATCGAAGGTGGGTAGACTGAATTATCAGCACCTTTACTACTTCTGGATCGTCGCGAAACACGGCAGCATCACCCGAGCCTCGGAAAGGCTCAGGCTTTCGCAGCCGACGATCAGCAGTCAGCTTTCGGCCTTCGAGAAGTCGATCGGCTCCCAGCTCTTCGACAAGGACGGCCGCAGACTGACCCTGACGGAAGCGGGACGGCAGGTGTTCAGCTACGCCGAGCAAATCTTTCGGCTGGGTGAGGAGCTTTCGGCCTCGCTCGACGACCGCGACGCCGCCAATCGTCTGCGCCTCAACGTCGGGGTCGTGAATTCGCTGCCCAAGCTGGTCGTTTATCAGCTGGTGAAACCTGCCTTCGGTCTCGACGAACCGATCCGCATGATGTGCTACGAGGACAAGCGCGAGAGATTGCTGGCCGAGCTGGCGCTGCACGGGATCGATCTCGTGCTGTCGGACGCGCCGGCGTCCTCGGCCAGCGGTTCGCGGGTGTATAACCACCTGATCCGCCAATCGACGATTTCGGTGTTTGGCTCGAAGGCAACCGCGGCGCGCCATCGGCGCAATTTCCCGCTTTCTCTCCATAATGCGCCGTTCCTGTTGCCGACCACCAATATTGAAATTCGCAGATCGCTCGACGAGTGGTTCGAAGATCGCAAGATCAGGCCGGAGATCGTCGCAGAAGTCGAGGACAGCGCGCTGCTCAAGACCTTCGCCGAAGACGGCATGGGCCTCGTGGTTGCGCCGACCATCGTCAGAGAGACCATCGAGCGGCAATATTCGCTCGAATTCGTGGGCGAGATCTCGGACGTCGTCGAACAATT
The window above is part of the Methylocystis echinoides genome. Proteins encoded here:
- a CDS encoding LysR family transcriptional regulator, with the protein product MPLERSKVGRLNYQHLYYFWIVAKHGSITRASERLRLSQPTISSQLSAFEKSIGSQLFDKDGRRLTLTEAGRQVFSYAEQIFRLGEELSASLDDRDAANRLRLNVGVVNSLPKLVVYQLVKPAFGLDEPIRMMCYEDKRERLLAELALHGIDLVLSDAPASSASGSRVYNHLIRQSTISVFGSKATAARHRRNFPLSLHNAPFLLPTTNIEIRRSLDEWFEDRKIRPEIVAEVEDSALLKTFAEDGMGLVVAPTIVRETIERQYSLEFVGEISDVVEQFYAITTQRKVRSTAIAAILAMQGGLADAPEPDDTIIVVAQPDAI